The DNA sequence GAATGTTCAACTTCATCTTTCTATcatgaatttattatttctgtccaactataatttattatgatatttataaaaatttttctttttatgacAAGAAACTAAGTCCTAGTAGCTATTCCAGTAGCGTATATACATTATATCtacatttttttcaaattttattgtttactattatatatttcattattcgTGCTGTTCGATATACATATTTCAAGTACAGCTATTTACATTCAAACCAAATTTTCATTCATTTTTGTTGCGCGTTCTTTAATCTAGGCTTTCACTtggaatttggaatttttatgaacTAAATAgataatacgttagtacctatttAATACGTTcggtaaaaatgaaaaagacaATGACAAATATACTATGCCATACAaatactttagatattttattgaTATAAAATGATTCAATGTAAAGTACGATGAGAAGTAAAAGATGATTATTCGAATGCAGATGattttaattctaaaaaaaaaagtagcATTATAGCTATAATAGTAGTAACTTTTAATCTTTAACATACATAtcaaatttcttttcttacatATTTAACTAAAACATATATTCAAGAATATCTATATTTTACAATGTAACATAGAACATTCGTCTTcgaaatttttcattctttaGGAAAGATACACATAGTCAGAATCTTCCGAATCATTTTACTAAAATCTTGAGATAGAAAATGGAATTAAACCAATAACAAGAATATGAAGAGTTTGTTATCAAATATTATACTTTGCATCATTTATTATCATCAATTCAAATAAGTGCAAGAAATTCTTCTTTTCTTAAAATTCATTGATAATTGCTCTTATCTAACTATACTTTAATCTTGAAAAAATAGTCATATCAGCGGCAGTTGGTGTATTAATTTCTACTAATAAAATTCGACTTTCAAAAGCGTAGGTGCAAGTAAGTTAAGAGCGATGTATACGGCACTGTATCGGGCACAAGCAAACTCGCTGCCTTTGCGGCCGGGCAGAAGGGAAGAGAAGGGTTGGGTAGAGGGAAGAGCAGAGAAATGAAGAGGAGAGGCCGGGAGGGGCTGTGAATAGTACGGGTAGGGATGTCGGCCGTTGTCGGAGGAGGGTATATGGTTGATCCTGGCCGCGCACATATGAAGGTACGAGAGAGACGGGTAGAGCGTGTGAACGAGCAAAAAGGAACGGAACAGTGCAAGAGCCCGGCAACGATGCATTACTGGCATACGCATGGCAACGTCGCAAAAGGTTTCATGGACGCCAAGCAATCCACCAACACACAAGTATACGGAGAACGGCAGACCAGAGAAGGAAAGAATCCCGTTTTACTGAGTTGAAGGAGATAGAAAGAAGAGGgagagggggggggggcaaatACACGAGAGAATGAGAGATCTACCGAGTCTTAAACAGGCTACGAAGTTTTCCACTGATCTCTTGAGATTTCAGAAAAACGTTTGACATATTCTAAATACATACATGTATTTGTATATGTACGCGTACGAAATAGTTTCGTTTCACTAACTTACTTCacgtatataatatacatattgcaTACTCAAATGTATTATTATCCATACATTATATCATTTCCCTTATGCCAATATCGTGAATGTACGATTCAATAGATTATAGAAGTTCgcgattaaatataaaatagatgGAATGATGAATCAAGTAGAGTATAATCACTGTTGTTATACTACGTTTATTGTGCCAcgttcaatattttatataatttatagagTCGAGATTTAAAGACATTAAGTTCGCTTCATTACCgaaaaataaaacatttgtACATTCATCATTTTGGCATAAGGGTTTCAtcatttattatacatttccTATTATTGTGGTATGCTTCGGTTTCGAACTTTACCATATTACAACATGGAAACATATAATAATTATGAGAATAgtttctatatataataaataaattgcatGTTAATAAAACGAAACTATGTAGTAAAATATATTAGTAATCTTATAGATTGCGAATGTTTGAgcttttatgagaaatttaaagatgcaaaaatgcatGTACAGAAtgcatatataaatgtaaaaataaataaaatattcgaaaaagTAGTCGTTATAATCTTAGTGGAAGGATCAAACCTTTGCCTAGATTTTATATCATTGaatgtgttcataaaaatatgaatttacataaacacCCATAATCTATTTATAACTTCAAAATTTTTGAatctaaaaaatgaattatttatctTGTAACCCAGAATTTACAGTAATGCTTATACCACACAGGCTTATAATGCAACTTAAAATTGATGAAAATATACTTTAAAGTATATAAACAAATCCAAAAACTTAAAAGTTTGCAAAACAAGAAAACGATGAACTATTTCATACtgcaaatttaaaatttgtttcgaaATAAACGAAATATGTAATATGGTATATCTGTAAAACCAAGCCCAAACATCAAGAATCCAGGGGCGTAGACTACACAAATTGGTTTCTTTACATATTATTCCTTTATTATCGATATAACCGATTTTAATGCTGAATCGTCCTTTCTCCCTGTTTTATTTCGTTAAATACGAATACACCTTGTCGcgatgtatttaaaatatttctcgaatcgATACATTACGCTCCTTATAACAAGAAATAATAACAGAAATGGAACTGTAAAACAATAACACTGATTACTCGATGGCGAAAGGGTGTGGCAACGCCATTGAGTCGTTACACGCAGGAATAGAGCAAGTAGTGGGATAATACGTGCGATTGCGTATATTTGTGTGCGCGCAcgcgtacatatatatatgtatgtaagtgaataagcgagaaagaaagaaagaaagaacgatgccgCGTGGAAAGGAGAAAGAAACTGACTGAAGTGCAAAAGAAATAGAGAGAATAAGAAGCGAGACGACCGTAAAAAAAGAGCAACAAAaatggagagagaaagagaaagagggagatgGTAGAAGTGGCGGAAACTCAGAGCGGTGGAGTGCGGATGGGGACAAGGATGAACCACCTTAAAGGGGATAGCATGAATCATAAGTAATCAATATTATACCTACGaccgatatagaaaaattttgGGTGATATTTAACTCCTATACCACCTAAAAAAAATTGCTATTTTAAAATCTAATTTCATTTCTGAAATGTTACTtgtgattataataattaagtatctttgatttgaaaaatatgttctGAAATAATATGGCCGTTTCCTTTACTGCCGTCTTCACATATATACCGAGGATATGTATGCTGtttgtattaaatttaaaatattctttcgtCCGTAATTTCATAttcttatatacatatttttaatcaattgcaaaatatacatatatatacatatagtacaTATGTAGTTATATTATTCCATGATTTGAATCGTTTTCTTTAAATAGAATTGGAATTCATATTTAgggaaaatgtaaaatatttattataattcttaAATTATGATTTATGTATATAGTAATGTCTTTAATAATAAGTTGCTTTATTTTGATGTAAAATAACAACCATGGTATAAATCGGTATgaaataatattagtaatagAAACGTAGAATGTATGACTAGAATCGTGTAAAAATAATTCATATGTTAATCCTcatttttataaagaaatgaaaaatgtgaactATTTTGTATATTCTTTTGTATTGTAATCAACTTTCTGGTTATAATAGTAGCTATGCGCTAAATTTATGTGAagtttgtaaaataaaaataatattaaaacaagaaagtataaaataatttaaaaataatttattaatttttgataattttatcGTTTACATAGTTACAtagttttttaatattttgatcATATAAGAAACTATGCTACAAATTTTCGTAATATTATCAACTAGCGATTAATAAAAATCATACCATAAACATGAGACGATTTCAGCTATTTCACTATAAGCAAAATTTTATGTCACATAATACGGACGCTACTAATACCGTTATGCAGTTTTTTCCCACATACATACTTACGTAGTTTATTGCGTTCACaaaatattcttaaaaatagagtaatataatatacaaaaataaaaaaatttatgttttatataatgATATCGATTTGTATATAATTGTCATGTTTGTTAACTTCTTTTtaaaacaatatatttttaatattactttCATGAAATTTTTACTGCAagcaatttcaaatatttctgtatatttttatttgatatgAAGTTATGCTTTCTCTTTTATAAAATGTTAGTCGTGTTCAATACATGTTAAATATCTTCAGTATTAGATAAAAGGAAAATTGATTCCAAACATGTATTTACTGATGCTTAATATAATTTCTTTAAGTCTTATATtagtattttatttacttttattaccTATAATTTGTTGAAACTATATTTCTTGTTTAATACTTTCATTAACTTgcttaaataaattattcaatacattttatttttgcagtaataatatataagtagGACGACATTATTGTAAAAAGggttaattatattttgtatgtacatatatacatttataattaacattatttaacgttCTACAAATTTGGTATACAAATTTGGTAACTGTTTTCAAGCAGACATATTTATTTTTTCGTTAAATCGTAGCGGTTGACTTGTGTGGTATAATCCATACATCTGAGCTAATATATTAATAGCAGCTACATCTCTTGCTTCTGAAATGGTTTGTCCAAAACCtataaatgtaattaattaattatttgttataagATACTTGTGCCTTTcaagtatttaaaaatattacctgaacctaaatattctttgtttacATAAATTCCAACATGATAGGCAGCTAAAAGTGTATTTCTTCCAGTTTGTCCAATAAGTCTTGCTTCTATAGGTGTTTTCTTCTCTGTAGAAATTACATCATTTAACATTTCGAATGGTTTAGTTGGGCACCATATTTCAGTTAGATCTTTGCTTGCTAATCCTACTATTAAAAAATCTCTGACAAAAGCACTTGTGTGATCAATATTAACGCTTTCAGCAAGTGCTCCCACAAGTGCTGTAAATGTTTGTGCCAATGTTTCTTGGGACACAGGATGTtcctaaataatatataataaagttATTAGTTTATAACAGAACAAtgaattactaaaattattaaattatatacaaaCACTAGTTAAAATAATGTCTTTTGTTCCAATATGTAAAGCTGCTGTAGCTAATATCTCTTGAGACATAAGATAGTCATGAAGTGCCCTAAAATATAATTGAATATATCAGAAATAAATTTAGAAATTCAAATCTGCAGTTTATATAACatgaaaattttgttttttGATTATAGCtcatacattttttataatacTTCTATGTACAACAAACACatatcatatattttatacatacataatacCAATTTCAGGAAGACGTGGtaaacttttatttaaatacttttttaTAACTGTTGAAGTTATTTCTCTCccttttttaatatattcttcGTTATGTTGCACATCTAGTTTAGGATCCTCTATTCCCATATTTTCCTGCTTTTTTAATTCATCAAGGATATATGATTTGTGTATAAATGCTTGATTCAGTTTCTCAATATCGAATTTTTCTGAAAGTCTTTGGTTAAATGCATATATTTCTGCATTTCTATTCCACTCAATAAAATTACTACGTTTTGGTTCAGGTTGAGGTGGTAACCTTCTTTTTCTTCGGGTTATTTCAAATTGAGTTGGAGCAACCCATCGATGAATATATCTACAAACTATATTTACAATTAAGATATTATATACTCATTTTCTCATACATTAGAATTTTTATCCATATATTTACCTCCATAATTTACATACTTTATGCTCGTAAGATTTTGGAAACATAATTGTAAcctattcatatttttattttataaggaATATAATTGAgtttttatcaaaatataagTTTTCACTTTAAATAAGAATTGCTTCTATTAATACTATAAATgcagattaaaatattaaaattgttcatttattttaatattgtttTCAATATACTACAATTACAAccataaaaatataagaatagAATGCGTCAGTGCCTAAGAAAGAGAACGCTACATAGAGGCCATCCAACAACTCCTATTGAGGGGATATCGCCATTTTGATGTATTTTAATTCCCTTCTTAACCGTATGGTTCTAGTACTACCATGAAACTGCCTTAACACGAATGCACATTTAGTGATCTTTACGCTGCTTCACAACGGGCGAAAGAAACTGTCACTAGGCTGCCATATATCAGAATAGAAAAGAGAGGCAGGTAGAAAGAAAACAGAATCGTTTATACGATCGTGATTGTGTTTGGGAGAAAAGTGTATATGGTAAAGATGTTTCGTGTATGTATTGTGCTGGATTACAGtagtaaatataaatacaacaaaaaatattcgttatttaaaatttccaaaaatgtggatttaaaaaaaaaataattgcaAGCCATTTCTGAAATAATACAATTAAGATAACTATAACCGATGCATAAAAAACATTTTAAagacaaatatataataagaaaaaatgCGATTCAAAGATACAATTATTGCAACATACTGTCTGCGAAATTAgtattgttttatgtatgtttatgttgttatagtaataaatacaaaatattgaatgcatatataaaaaatttttcatttattttaaatactaaTTTTTTCATTGTTTAATTTAGTTAAATTATCTTCTACTATATTAAGGGGTAAGAAATCTTTTTTTATTAACAATCTAACTCGAAGATGCAATCTGATATTTCCATTTTTATAAAAGTAGCTTTATTTTGTTCCTTCTTGTAAACAAAATTCAGTTCTGTAATGTTTATTTTTTTACCTAAtaactttcatttattctaagatgttttcaataaataaatttccaaCAAAATTTGTCTCCGATGATTAAGTACCTCCTTTGGTTTCGAAATTTGAAAATAGTTATTTTACGCCAAATAACGCATTAATCGCGATCATCCTACTATGCCGTCACTGATGTGACGCATGCGCACTGAAAAAATTGTATGATAGCGCCATGCAACTTGTAAGGGAATATAACAAAATGATGACATCCCCACCATTAAAAATTGGATGAGTTGCCAGACCTATATATAAGTCCATGGTTTTTACATTGAGTCGTGTATCTATTAACTTGTTATTCTACAGTGATTTCAAGTGATACCATAATAACTATAAATTGTGTCATTAATTGAAacgcatatttttataaaacttacgcgattaaaattgtattaaattttgataattatatttaataataatcaatTTCACATTATaactaaattaataaaatttttttttatgtggAAAGGTCAAtcaatgtatttttatattaaccAGTGTGTATAACAAAATGTTGATTCTgtgtaatataattaaataaatcgaCAACAATTCTGCttaaaaaataacatttaattCATGAACATTATCATAACTCCGCGAAActgattaatattaaataatgttTAAATCAAATCAGGAACCAGACATACCTGCAGCACTAGGTCTGTTATCACATTTAACAAACGATGAACTGAAGGAATTATTAAACGATGATTCAAAATTTGAAGGCATTGTAAAAGATGTAAAGCAGGTAATTAAATTGTTACTAGAGGTATTTTACGTTtccaatttataatttttctatcTGTGGAATTTTATGTAATTCACATCTTTTCTTTCTATCAGTTTAAGAATTTAGAAACtgaaaaagaattattaatGGCAAGTAACACATCTCTGGCAGAGTTTAATTTATCAAAACAACCAGAATTACAAGAAGGTAAACAAATATTAAAGGAACTTAGTGAAAAGGGAAGTAGATTATGCATGAGCGTAAAAGAAAAATTGGATGAGATAAGTAtgtattctttctttttcactgTACATTTACCAGTTATGTattctatataatatataaataataactaatacttattatattttttctaatatttacaGAAAATAAGTCTGGGGAAATGACTGCTGATACTGCATTAGATTTATTGCAAACAGCAGCAGCAGAAATTGAAGAAGAATCAGAAGTATGATTTAAtactattataattattaatacattGCCATTCTCATATTTCATtatgttaatttttattatatttatatttcttcgTTTATCATTCTTTTCAGAAAGATTTATGTGAAACTCATTTGTTTGGCAATGTGTTAAAATTCTTGAACATAATTTGTGATTTCTACAaagtaatatttgtattttttaatatacagaCCATAGCTGAAAAATTTTTGGCTGGAGATATGGAAGTAGATGAATTTTTAGAACAATTTTTATCACGTCGAAAATTAATGCATCTACGTAAAGTTAAAGTAGATAAATTGAGAGAGTTAATAAGAAAATCACATACTGCTGTTGGTCCTGGATATCCAATAGCTAGTAATTTTAGAAGTCTAGCTCCTGCTATTCCTTATCCAGCTGGACCTGTTTCAATGCCAATGCCAGTACCATCTGGTTTTCCATATTTTAAACCATACTAAGTTACATTTATTATAATACAGCATTGTATTCCAATCAGTTAAGTttttaaatattgaattttCTTTAATGTATAAGAAACACgtaattttaattaacaatatttttaagTGATTAACGCATATGATACATCAAAATATTTGTAACATTTAATTAATAGATAATATAATTAAGATAATTTACAGCTAATGTATTAGATTTTGTAAGGTTATTGTGATATATTAAAATAGATTCGTTTTCTGAAATAAATatgttaaaatatataatataaactgTACACGTTTTGGATACGGGGCTTAATAAAATAAACATGTAAATGTTATCATGTTCCACACAGACATATTTTTCATCATAATTTTCTTCTTATATTGTGTTCTTTATATAAATGAAGACTAATTTTAAACATACAATCGTCATTTATTTCTATACTTCTGTGCAGCTTTAGAATCctcatatttcttattatttatgtattcaTAAACTAGGATTACTAATGTTGTCaatattattagaattattataACAAGTAGATCTGGACTTTTGTGTGAAGTTTCCGAATCTTCCATATtttccttttgttttttttttgctgATAAATTCTTTTGTAATGTACAACTATAGTGTTGTTGTACCCACTcatcaaaattaaatatatcctTAGATTGATTTTTATATTGTTTGATGTCTTTTGGTTTAAACCTCTTATAACTTTTATTGTTCAAACTCTGCAAATTCTGATTAATTAGCTGAGTTCTATCATATTTTTTGCGTGTTTCATATTTACTAAGTACATCATATGCATTTGAAATAtcataaaacattttttttgCAGATTCACTTTTATTCTTGTCAGGATGATATTTTAATGCCAATTCATAATATGCAGACTTTATTTCATTATAAGTTGCAGTTGGTTGCAATCCCAACATCTCATAATGTGTTTTAGTCTTCGTAGCTAGATTTGCTGTTGCAGGTAGTGATAACataaattgttttatatatttaaacagAACTCTTTTATTTATATCTGTCAAAAAGCAATGAATAAGCATATTCTTGAACGTTTAGTCTTTATTGCTATAAGCTAATTTTCATATATCGCGAACAGTaaagattattttataaatttatgtacACTTCGTCATATTTTATGGCAAAATATTTCATGTTTTGTTAAAAGATTGATATAATCCATAACctacaaagaaaaaaagagtaGTTAACTAAATGTTAAGGTATATTAGAAATTATAAGTAAAACattattatgtattaatatGAAATTATCATATTATCCAACATAACCATTgtctaaatatataaatatatctatattcAATAGTATTTGCTACATACAAGAGTATATTATTATCATACATTACAGTAATCAATATTAATTTGATTGGATCTCTTTAAATTTATGGCatattatgtataatttatttgtaatgttttatttttaggcaatttttatgaaatataatttctaaCAAATTGATATTGAAAGACCTTCATGCATGGACTTACAAAGCTAGACGGAGTATAGGTAGTTATCAGAAATGTTATAATCTAGATAAATTGTCAGATACAAATTGTTACATGGGATTGGGATAAAAAGATAAATTGTTGTTATCGGTAAATTATGATATATGTCTTcagtattaaataaataatctcTTTGTTTTGTCACAcgcatttatttaaataacattaattaactaatttaatggaattttatgatgaatgaaataatttccaaatttacaattaattttaaaatacataCATTTTAATCTTACCACTTTAAAGACTCaataataaacgaataaaagATTATTTGAATATTGTTTAGTAATTAAAGTAAACAACACTTTTTTGTTAG is a window from the Bombus affinis isolate iyBomAffi1 chromosome 9, iyBomAffi1.2, whole genome shotgun sequence genome containing:
- the LOC126920179 gene encoding dnaJ homolog subfamily B member 9-like; translation: MLIHCFLTDINKRVLFKYIKQFMLSLPATANLATKTKTHYEMLGLQPTATYNEIKSAYYELALKYHPDKNKSESAKKMFYDISNAYDVLSKYETRKKYDRTQLINQNLQSLNNKSYKRFKPKDIKQYKNQSKDIFNFDEWVQQHYSCTLQKNLSAKKKQKENMEDSETSHKSPDLLVIIILIILTTLVILVYEYINNKKYEDSKAAQKYRNK
- the LOC126920169 gene encoding 39S ribosomal protein L44, mitochondrial, which encodes MNRLQLCFQNLTSIKYVNYGVCRYIHRWVAPTQFEITRRKRRLPPQPEPKRSNFIEWNRNAEIYAFNQRLSEKFDIEKLNQAFIHKSYILDELKKQENMGIEDPKLDVQHNEEYIKKGREITSTVIKKYLNKSLPRLPEIGIMALHDYLMSQEILATAALHIGTKDIILTSEHPVSQETLAQTFTALVGALAESVNIDHTSAFVRDFLIVGLASKDLTEIWCPTKPFEMLNDVISTEKKTPIEARLIGQTGRNTLLAAYHVGIYVNKEYLGSGFGQTISEARDVAAINILAQMYGLYHTSQPLRFNEKINMSA
- the LOC126920178 gene encoding vacuolar protein sorting-associated protein 37B, with product MFKSNQEPDIPAALGLLSHLTNDELKELLNDDSKFEGIVKDVKQFKNLETEKELLMASNTSLAEFNLSKQPELQEGKQILKELSEKGSRLCMSVKEKLDEIKNKSGEMTADTALDLLQTAAAEIEEESETIAEKFLAGDMEVDEFLEQFLSRRKLMHLRKVKVDKLRELIRKSHTAVGPGYPIASNFRSLAPAIPYPAGPVSMPMPVPSGFPYFKPY